A window of Infirmifilum lucidum contains these coding sequences:
- a CDS encoding SHOCT domain-containing protein — MTMAYIWSAHGGITQLDCPCGDWGMMPGIMTWWWVPMALLSVVFFVVILIILFWVLGKLYPSGRQSHSSSTALEVLKERLARGEITEEEYRRLKKILEE, encoded by the coding sequence ATGACAATGGCATACATCTGGAGTGCGCACGGGGGTATCACGCAACTAGACTGTCCTTGCGGTGACTGGGGGATGATGCCGGGGATTATGACTTGGTGGTGGGTACCGATGGCTTTGCTCTCAGTGGTCTTCTTCGTGGTCATTCTAATAATCCTGTTCTGGGTTCTGGGCAAGTTATATCCGAGCGGCAGGCAGTCCCACAGCTCGTCAACAGCGCTCGAAGTCCTTAAAGAGCGGTTAGCTAGGGGCGAGATAACAGAAGAAGAGTATAGGAGGTTGAAGAAGATTCTCGAGGAGTAA